In the Ranitomeya imitator isolate aRanImi1 chromosome 2, aRanImi1.pri, whole genome shotgun sequence genome, cggtctcagacagccctgttgaaagtgccctggattgaggagcctgaaaccttcagtaaaaggtaaagaaactgaaccctgtgtcctcgttattcctcccaCTACGCACCAAcacccctttattggacgccccttagcagggtcacagaccgggtccagccaccgtgacaaccccagaactgagacagaaaggaccggtactgagtgacttgtggccctgtgtctgggggcgctccacaaccgTGAGTAAATACTAATCGGGATCCGTGAGAACTGTTGTTCGTGGGATACCTTCGAGgagaagagaggtatccgagaacctgtgcagcaccaacaggtaacggatggagatccgtgttatgctgattgggatcagtgagaaaatgtgtttgggctgtaaagctgagaacggatggagatccgtggtatgctgaccggggtcagtgtgaaacaaagaaagagacattgtgttTTGGGCACCTCTGAGCCCAAGAGGTGCCCAGGAACCCGTGCAGGTTGCCAGCAGATAATgaagaaatcctatatagaaaagaaataccaaataatattgaaaaatatCCAAAAGAGTAAATATTCCACACTAAgcaaatacccaaaagaaaatatttactaacaacaaataccaagacaattttttagaaattcaataaatttttattataaaacagacatagcacaatcaatagcatttttattaaaatatatccatatattTGGAATATGTATAATCTAAAATAGAAAAACATATATATGCATGTGCaatatagatcagcatgtgggggggccagggcgtacaacacctgatcggcagaaataaaacaatataaataatATCACGGCTTAAAGAAAAAAACAACCATTCACATTGAAATATATGAGCACTATATATATAAGTAAtattaaataagtaacatttcatgtgatggtataaataaataatttgtgtatgaaacaaaattgaaaaataaataaaaaataataaaaaatcaataaagaTTATCCAATTATAATTATGCGCATATCCATATGTAATGAGTCTGTATCTGATGCATGATTGACGAATTgacaaaaaatacaaatataaataaataaaacagtgataTTGTAATTAATTAAcgtgatataaaaaatatatattacaaacTATATAAATTCAAAAAttaatgtgcaaaaaatatatataaataagtgtCAAAAAATATGTGTCAactaattaaagaaaaaataataaaaacgtgAAATATGTGTATTAGTGTTTAATatctgtatatatgttatatattgcAGTGATAAATTTGATAAAATGAACAATATGCATATAATCAGAATTGAAATGTGGgaaaatatatatagattatatcacTCATCAACCATGCATCAAACACAAAAAGTGTGGCAAACGGTTTTAATTCCACTTTGACATGAGTGTCACAATGGACATGCACATAAGTATCCAAAAGGATAGGTGATGGATAATGcacagagaaaaaataaataaataaatgaaaataataataaaccgtgaataccgaccaggagtgcgcgcctcagctcccccacacaccactccaacgcacgtttcgcaaccgcttcgtccCTGACAacgagtgaataaacctacatgaacgctgaagagaatgtgcctcctatgcatctgagcgagtacaacccctacacaGGCTAGAAGTGAGGGAACGTATTTATGTTTTGTATGTGGTCTCCGGCCTTTGTATATATTGCTCTATGTTTTGTTTAATAGGGATAGATGCAATATGGTATACAAATCGATTATGGCATTCCCCATATCAGAAACCCCTGTGGCTTGGAAGGAGAGGAAGTAAATTTCCATGTGAAGCAAACATTGCTCAGTAAGTGGGATTCGGTGAGAACCCAAGGAGATTTGTTGCGCTATTTTCTTGTCAAACCGATATTAagaaaggagaaattgctggacttACAGGCTTGAGCTGTCTTGCATTGTGAGGGTTAAAAGTGCTTTTCTATCCAAGCAGGGGTAGTAATGGCACCGAAGTGGGACGATGAGCCCTTCGATAAGAAATGCGGGAATGCGAATCGCGACACCAATGGATCAGCACCGGCATGGAAGGAAAGTATGAGTGTTTTTATTGTAAAGAGACCAAACATAAGAAATGAGAAGGTGCAActttctgttaaaaaaaacaacattctgaagatgaaaaaggcttctcccctgtgtgacttctctgaagtTTATAAAGAGTTAAATTCCATGTAAAATATTTCCCgcattaagaacatgaaaaaatATTTCCTCTGTAACTTTGCCTACAATTGAACTGAATGTTTTGGAAAAGGGCctttcattttgcctcacaaatttACCTGACTGGTTTGAACTTGAGACCGATTTATTTGCTTTCTTTAGGAGGTGTCGCTTAACATctttttttgcagataaaaaacaaGATGCAATGAGTCCGGTTGATGTTGGGAATATTGATGTTTTTTCACTAGAGGGCGTTGGTCTATATAGTAAAAGTGAGTTCCAGCCACCTACTAAAACCCATGTAGTTGAGGCATTTATCCAGTTGGTTGAAAAAGAATTTGAGACACTAAGAAGGGCACACAGAAATCGTGGTCAACATAACCTTACCATAGATGAGAAGAGAGCTCTAGACAATCTCTCTAATAACACATCCATTACAGTCAAGGCCGCCgataaaggtggggcggtggtTGTGATGGATACTGTAAAATATAAAGCAGAGATAGTACGCCAATTGGCCGACACTGATGTCTACTGTAAATTGACAGGGGATCCTACGCTGCGTTTCCAGAGAGAATTACAGCTTATAGTCAATGAGGCCTTGACTGATGGCCTGATTGACTCTAAGCTGTCTGAATATTTGATTACTAATTGTCATGTTAGGCCTGGTGGCACTACATTGATGATGTGTTTGTAGTTTGGGAGGGGCAACTTAGTGAACTCTTGGATTTTCACCATGAGTTAAATAACATTTTTCCAGAACTCAGCTTCACAATTACACATTTTCAGGAACAGGTTCAATTCCTAGATACACTGGTGTACAAGGTTGGGTCCTCTTTGAAAACTGATTTATATGTGAAGAGCACAGATAGGAACAGCTTATTACAATTTAATAGCCATCATCCGAGGAATATGGTTGAGTCGTTACCTTGGAGCCAGATGCTTAGAGTGAGAAAAATAGTCACTGACTATTGACTCCAGATTAGATGAGATGTGCCATAAATTTTTGAATAGAGTTTACCCTGAAAATGGAATTAGAAAACATGTGGAGAGGGTGAAGGCGACATCGAGAGCTGTTGTAAAGGAAAAGAAAATCAAGGTTAGAGATAAGCGGATCCCCTTTGTGTCCACCTTTAGTACAGCCAGTGGGCATGTGAAGAATATGATTTTGAAACATTGGCATATCTTACATCAGGGTTTACCTGACATTGAAGAATTTACCCTGCCACCGATTTTGTCCTACAAAAGAGGACATAATTTAAATGATAAATTAGTCAAATCTGACATTGGTCCTACGGTGGTTAGTTTACAGAGGACTTTGGGTCCCCCGAAATGTGGAAATTTTCCCTGTTTAGGATGTGCGTGTTGTGGGAATATGATAAAGGGAGATTTTTTCAATCATCCTCGCACAGGCCAGAGGTTTTCCATCAGGGAGAGGTACACTTGTACCTCAAGTTTTGTTATTTATCTTATtgtctgtccttgtggacttacatatgtgggggagaccaccatGGAAATAAAGGCACGCATCAGCAAACACAAAAGTACCATTAGAACTAAGATGGTGGATTTACCGATACCTAAACATTTCATTGAGAGTGGACACACAGTCAGTCAGCTACGGTTTAGGGTGATTGATGGCGTGCCTCCTCTTCGTAGGGGTGGTGACAGggttaaattattaaaaaagaaagaacttAGATGGATATCGAAGTTTGGCTCTCGCCAGCCCGGAGGGTTAAATGTTGATTAGAAATAAAGAAATTCCAGCTctgcgaggcgtgaaaagtaaaaacttgatactttattcacttcatatcagaagcagaggatgaaacatcagcacaatacaataaaaacactatctacgcgtttcaggtgacagggcacccttaatcatgattaagggtgccctgtcacctgaaacgcgtagatagtgtttttattgtattgtgctgatgtttcatcctctgcttctgatatgaagtgaataaagtatcaagtttttacttttcacgcctcgtcgagctggaatttcttcatttctggtctcctcacgcttgacacagcgtctccgtgctccgagccttctgggattactactatggtgagctggacttccccttttttttcttaaatgttgATTACAATCTTCTGCTATGTGTATCTTGATCTATCTTTATATGGTTCGTGCGGCTCGCATTCGTATAGATATGTTTTTAAGTGGTGATTGgttatatattttgttttttccCGTGATGACCTCTATGGGTTATGTGAACTGGTATGTAATGAATTGGCTTATATTGCCTGATATGCTTTTTTGTCCCCTGTCCCTTGGAGTTGATGGGTTTTCTATTAAATTTGGGGTATTCCCACTTATGGGTATTGATTACATAGCCATAGATATGGCGGTATATTAGATAAGacggtttatttatatatttaaaccTTTCTCCATGTAGTTATTTCCCATCAAGATGGGTTTGAGCTATTTTTAGTCTTTAACATGGGATTGGTTATCTGTGGGAGCCGCTTTTATTATGTATAGTTGGGGGACCTTAATGTCTGTATATCTTTCCGTAAGCCCTTATGTTTGTGGACATGCGCGCTTTGCGTTTGGGAGCTGTGCTGGTGGATCTGTAGTATACGGGCTCTGGTCTGCCTGGATATGGGGTGGCGTCTAGCAGCCGGTGGGCGTGTCTTTTGGCTTTCCATGGCAGCGCTGCATGTTTTTTCATGTGATGCGTCGCTGTGGAGCCGGCGGACATGCGCACTAGGTTTGGGACTCTTTCCCTATGCGGTGTGCCAGGTGAGCCTTGGATGTCACGGATGTCCGGTCATGTGACTAACTTGGGGGCGGTTCGACAGATGTAGGTATGGAGCCTTGATTGGCTCTATTATATGGGGCGGGTAATGTTTTGGCACCGGTGGGCGTGCCTTTCGGCTGTCCGTGGTGGTGCTGCATGTTTCCTCATGTTATGCGTTGCTATGGAGCCGGCGGGCATGCACACTAGGTTTGGGACTctcgccttaaagggactctgtcacctgaatttggcgggactggttttgggtcatatgggcggagtttttgggtgtttgattcaccctttccttacccgctgactgcatgctggctgcaatattggattgaagttcactctctggaggacagagagtgaacttcaatccaatactgcagccagcatgcagtcagcgggtaaggaaagggtgaatcaaacacccaaaaactccgcccatatggcccaaaaccagtcccgccaaattcagatgacaggttccctttaagcggtgAGCCAGGTGAGCCTCTGATGTCACAGATAGCAGGTAATATGATCAGCCTGGGAGGCGGTTCAAGTTAAGCAGGTATAGAGCCTGGATTGGCTTCTCTGCATGGGGCTGGTTATGTATCAGTACCCCAGTTTGGACCTTCGTCACAGGCATGGATTGGTGGATTATGAGAGACGTGCTACAAGCTCAGTGATAGGCAGCTCGcgtatataatggcccccatgagctttttgataggcttagaTGTGACAGGCAATGTTTTTTGTTTACGTTCCAACTTCTTACATGTGTTTACTACTATGATCACGAACAGTATTGTCCACAACGGGGGATTTTAGTAACATTGTAACGTGTTTTTAATTATATATGTTTCACTGTGTACACATTTTTCTATTGTTATTATGATCACCAGATGTTATGAATGTAAATTTTGTGGGCGGACCTGTCAGGTGGTGGTTATCCACTTCCTATTTAAGGCCATCATGTTGACTAttatgtatgcttgataaagaccccctgaggttgaaacgttgcacctatggcacaataaagtgtttattgtcttcacctggattgaatgctgtccttcacttcaaaacTTTACAGGCTTGAGCTGTCTTGCATTGTGAGGGTTAAGAGTGCTTCTCTTTCCAAGCAGAGGTAGTAATGGCACTGAAATGGGACGATGAGCCCTTCGATAAGCAATGCGGGATTGCAAATCGCGACACCAATGGATCAGCACCGGCATGGAAGGAAAGTATGAGTGTTTTTATTGTAAAGAGACCAAACACAAGAAATGAGAAGGTACAATTTTCGGTTAAAAAAACAACATTCTGaagatgaaaaaggcttctcccctctgtggcTTCTCTGAAGTTTATTAAGAGTTAATTTCCATGTAAAATATTTCCCGCGTTAagaacatgaaaaaagcttcttccccgtgtgactgctctgatggctaagaagagatgatttcttctcaaaacattttccacattctgaacatgaaaaaggtttctcctctgtgtgagttttctgatgtgtgataagatttgatttatggttaaaacatttcccacattctgaacaggaaaatagcttctcccctgtgtgagttctctgatgtgtgataagacttgattgctgggtaaaacattttccacattctgaacaggaaaatggcttctcccctgagtgagttctctgatgtctaacaagagttgatttctctgtaaaacatttcccacattctgagcatgaaattgTCTTCTCACTTGTGTGACAtctctggtgtgtaacaagatgtgatttctgggtaaaacatttcccacattctgaacaggaaaaaggcttgtcccctgtgtgagttctctgatgtgtgataagatttgatttatggttaaaacatttcccacattctgagcaggaaaatggcttctcccctgtgtgagttctctgatgtgtgataAGACTTGATTGCTGGGTAAAACATTttacacattctgaacatgaaaatagcttctcccctgtgtgagttctctgatgtgtgataagacttgattgctgggtaaaacattttccacattctgaacaaggaAATGGCTTCTCAtttgtgtgacttctctggtgtgtaacaagatgtgatttctgggtaaaacatttcccacattctgaacaggaaaaaggcttgtccccggtgtgagttctctgatgtgtgataaaaattgatttatggttaaaacattttccacattctgaacaggaaaatggcttctcccctgtgtgagtcccATGATGTGTGATAAGCCCTGATATAGCTGTAGaagattttccacattctaaacatgaaaatggcttctcccctgagtgagttctctgatgtctaacaagagttgatttctctgtaaaacattttccacattctgagcatgaaattgTCTTCTCACTTGTGTGACAtctctggtgtgtaacaagatgtgatttatggctaaaatatttcccacacttggaacaagaaaatctattctccACTGTGTGAATGTTTTGATATTTAAGAAAAGACTTTTCGAGGGGAAAATTATTTACATATTCTGAACGTGAAAATGGCTTTGTTGCTTtatcagtttgttttttaatgcttattttgtgacttagaTTTTCCTCAGAGgttggtaatgaatcagaagacaggatctgtttcaaaggatcagatggtagatctttgctgtgaaaggatgatggtatatctggagtaatggcattcacttcaattgtatcctgtgggatctcaagatcatctgatttaaaaattgaagatgtcagctgtccctctgatctcctggtacagtcatctgccaagaataaaaccaattattatttttgaataaaatccttgaaacttatattaaaataataaataaaatatttttttaacatttcatcTTAAACTATCTGTAAACATGCAAGTTATGTTAAAAAAGTTTAATTATTCACGAAGACAATGACATTTCACAGTCTGATAGAAAACCTCATAGCATGAACCAGTAGAGCGTGGTGTtcgactgtttgttcattctgcctcccaaaagtaGGTGAAAATAACAACAATAAATACTtctactcatctcacaaaaaacaagccccactcaggtccatcatctgccaGAGGAAAAACAGAAgtttccacattattagtggctcaaaggct is a window encoding:
- the LOC138663214 gene encoding oocyte zinc finger protein XlCOF22-like, which translates into the protein MEMDREKMAERILHLTLEILFRLTGENYTVVKKTSSERCQDPVSEGWGRPLSPITGFPPHSIIHKDINDQKILELTYKMIELLTGEVPVRSQDVAVYLSMEEWEYLEGHKDLYKDIMMEVPQPLTSPDLSSKMTTPERCPRPILLQDCNQEDPNVPQDHQGEDLTHINTTETYMRDDERCKEEITTYNWPDDCTRRSEGQLTSSIFKSDDLEIPQDTIEVNAITPDIPSSFHSKDLPSDPLKQILSSDSLPTSEENLSHKISIKKQTDKATKPFSRSEYVNNFPLEKSFLKYQNIHTVENRFSCSKCGKYFSHKSHLVTHQRCHTSEKTISCSECGKCFTEKSTLVRHQRTHSGEKPFSCLECGKSSTAISGLITHHGTHTGEKPFSCSECGKCFNHKSIFITHQRTHTGDKPFSCSECGKCFTQKSHLVTHQRSHTNEKPFPCSECGKCFTQQSSLITHQRTHTGEKLFSCSECVKCFTQQSSLITHQRTHTGEKPFSCSECGKCFNHKSNLITHQRTHTGDKPFSCSECGKCFTQKSHLVTHQRCHTSEKTISCSECGKCFTEKSTLVRHQRTHSGEKPFSCSECGKCFTQQSSLITHQRTHTGEKLFSCSECGKCFNHKSNLITHQKTHTEEKPFSCSECGKCFEKKSSLLSHQSSHTGKKLFSCS